From Panicum hallii strain FIL2 chromosome 2, PHallii_v3.1, whole genome shotgun sequence, a single genomic window includes:
- the LOC112879899 gene encoding uncharacterized protein LOC112879899 isoform X1, producing the protein MTCRMSASKQKKRQINCTNSEQYRPGKKTKFDSSNCLVSLKPHIGLKWDQYLRRVVPEKEQVGILWSDLAPFIESQEHCSGLADVTYVPPETFSLESLRGVLSYEVWSTCLTEAERKFLKQFLPSETDAEENVHLLLTGKNHHFGNPFLSWSSSLCYGDIHPDAVLDKEKHIKRDEKAYRINLLNYHSNMVDTLKKWRKRWLSGGDIETLFRDNPGNQKQVVMQLKATKGAMAMKVAQRIDVSKFMSYIKVSKTQLNHIKRLKQSGDGIQTKHVSRVIGGLDKSDVKPYGALLEDEQRRLHEHWLNMSCNDIPAAFEVLKDRKVQMEKARKLLSLELEEKNVSVSRKAEQLTDIMKELGQPGASENNGSRILQNDQVELSPQSMLQGGDDQNTALQDCNDEPTKYMETSIYRIGSPNVEDHDLMVVRGTDITSQGKQNSDVQYHNGVSCVDKGISCCGNNPEEQDDDLADIKLCKDGLGVNSENIEEISYKGATNNNYSSENQEIKSIDYTNTHIDTLDCENLQLEDLEGPSVNAREQDQDLESISHDGLNHNCGHSANISSKMSFPKTHNVIVDQVETQNVMMIPSNSSSLLLKSSGEQMHVEDFLHLNGQVAKGEKNRWQLAGPLQSHYHHPENINNGSGNLQITQPYLSSGQQSSSGYLDNGVLSQQQDQLATSAFIVDNPSSVIEPFSNLQSNGTLHMAKDIGAVSYSLQHANSIEPGLHSLVNNRLAQSAPFPRSLQEQQQLTDQSDNCLYGQLHKDYCADVSFPTKVNPPISEQHSYAAFGSMDHRYNWFPDGCQLHNNNNMPGLESGNCLTQALPSGSNTDGTLFSAISQYKQPSVHLGHGGSSRSQVLEPRNQVRPLQNFLPRSQDTNPPFSDMYGYTQDMASHTSSQIAPVSSMDGSHWTNFIQQNPAMAPDFTNRPFRGPWTR; encoded by the exons ATGACCTGTAGAATGTCAGCAAGCAAGCAAAAGAAACGACAGATAAATTGTACCAATTCAGAGCAATATAGACCAGGGAAGAAAACCAAATTTGACTCATCCAATTGTCTAGTAAGTTTGAAGCCTCATATTGGTCTTAAATGGGACCAGTATCTGAGGAGAGTTGTGCCAGAAAAGGAACAAGTTGGAATTTTGTGGTCAGACTTGGCCCCTTTCATAGAAAGCCAGGAACATTGTTCAGGCCTTGCTGATGTTACATATGTTCCCCCAGAAACTTTTTCTCTTGAGAGCCTGAGAGGTGTGCTATCCTATGAG GTGTGGTCTACATGTCTGACAGAAGCTGAGAGAAAGTTTCTCAAACAATTTCTTCCAAGTGAGACTGATGCAGAAGAAAATGTACATTTGTTGCTTACAGGAAAAAATCATCACTTTGGAAATCCTTTCCTCAGCTG GTCATCTTCTCTTTGCTATGGTGATATTCATCCGGATGCCGTACTTGACAAGGAGAAGCACATAAAAAGGGATGAGAAGGCCTATCGTATTAACTTGCTTAATTACCATTCCAA CATGGTTGACACCTTGAAGAAATGGAGGAAGAGATGGCTAAGCGGCGGTGACATAGAGACTTTGTTCAG GGATAACCCTGGTAATCAGAAGCAAGTAGTTATGCAGCTGAAAGCTACTAAGGGTGCAATGGCTATGAAGGTTGCACAAAGAATTGATGTTTCAAAGTTTATGTCATACATCAAG GTTAGTAAAACACAACTCAACCATATCAAGAGACTGAAGCAATCTGGGGATGGCATTCAGACAAAGCATGTTTCACGTGTAATTGGTGGCCTTGATAAATCCGATGTAAAACCATATGGAGCTTTATTAGAGGATGAACAGAGGAGATTGCATGAACATTG GTTGAACATGTCGTGCAATGATATACCTGCTGCTTTTGAGGTCCTTAAGGACAGGAAGGTGCAGATGGAGAAAGCAAGAAAGTTATTAAGCCTTGAGCTTGAAGAGAAGAATGTATCTGTCTCGAGAAAG GCAGAGCAGTTAACAGACATAATGAAAGAGCTAGGACAACCTGGTGCTAGCGAAAATAACGGTAGCCGAATTTTGCAAAATGATCAGGTAGAACTCTCACCTCAAAGTATGTTGCAAGGTGGGGATGATCAGAACACAGCTCTTCAAGACTGCAACGATGAGCCGACTAAGTATATGGAAACATCTATTTACCGTATTGGCAGTCCGAATGTGGAAGATCATGATCTCATGGTAGTCAGGGGCACAGACATAACTAGTCAGGGGAAGCAAAACTCCGATGTGCAATATCATAATGGTGTCAGCTGCGTAGATAAAGGCATTTCGTGTTGTGGCAACAACCCTGAGGAGCAGGATGATGATCTCGCAGATATCAAATTGTGTAAAGATGGCCTGGGTGTTAACAGTGAAAATATCGAAGAAATCAGCTACAAAGGTGCAACCAATAACAACTATAGCTCAGAGAAtcaagagattaagtccattgATTATACAAACACACATATTGATACTCTTGACTGCGAAAATTTGCAACTAGAAGATCTTGAAGGTCCATCAGTTAATGCTCGTGAGCAAGATCAGGACCTGGAAAGCATCAGCCATGATGGTTTGAATCACAATTGTGGCCATAGTGCAAATATTTCTTCAAAAATGAGTTTTCCAAAGACGCACAATGTAATTGTGGATCAAGTAGAGACTCAGAACGTTATGATGATACCGTCAAACAGTTCTTCACTATTACTTAAGTCCTCTGGAGAACAAATGCACGTGGAAGATTTTCTGCATCTAAATGGCCAAGTAGCAAAAGGTGAAAAAAACAGATGGCAGTTGGCAGGTCCTCTTCAGTCCCATTATCATCATCCAGAGAATATAAATAATGGCTCAGGTAACTTGCAGATTACACAACCTTATCTCTCTTCAGGACAACAGAGTTCTTCAGGTTACTTGGATAATGGTGTTTTAAGTCAGCAGCAGGATCAACTCGCCACGTCCGCCTTTATAGTGGACAACCCATCATCAGTTATTGAGCCCTTCTCAAATCTGCAGAGCAATGGTACGCTCCACATGGCAAAGGACATTGGAGCAGTCTCCTACTCTCTTCAACATGCAAATAGCATCGAACCTGGTTTGCATTCTTTGGTGAATAACCGTTTGGCTCAATCTGCTCCATTTCCCAGGTCCttgcaggagcagcagcagttaACCGATCAGAGTGATAATTGTCTCTATGGACAACTTCACAAGGATTATTGTGCTGATGTGAGTTTTCCAACTAAAGTAAACCCTCCTATATCTGAACAGCATTCTTATGCTGCTTTTGGTTCGATGGATCATAGGTATAACTGGTTCCCCGATGGTTGTCAGTTgcataataataataatatgcCGGGTTTGGAGTCTGGTAACTGCTTAACCCAGGCCTTGCCAAGCGGAAGCAACACCGATGGAACTCTGTTCAGCGCCATATCCCAGTACAAGCAGCCATCAGTACACCTGGGACATGGTGGGTCAAGCCGCAGCCAGGTCCTTGAACCAAGGAATCAGGTTCGTCCGCTACAAAATTTTCTCCCTAGGAGTCAAGACACGAACCCTCCATTTTCAGATATGTATGGCTACACCCAGGATATGGCCAGTCACACGAGCAGTCAGATAGCACCTGTTAGCTCAATGGATGGTTCACATTGGACAAACTTCATACAGCAGAATCCTGCAATGGCGCCTGACTTCACAAACAGGCCGTTTCGAGGGCCCTGGACCAGATAA
- the LOC112879899 gene encoding uncharacterized protein LOC112879899 isoform X3, producing the protein MTCRMSASKQKKRQINCTNSEQYRPGKKTKFDSSNCLVSLKPHIGLKWDQYLRRVVPEKEQVGILWSDLAPFIESQEHCSGLADVTYVPPETFSLESLRGVLSYEVWSTCLTEAERKFLKQFLPSETDAEENVHLLLTGKNHHFGNPFLSWSSSLCYGDIHPDAVLDKEKHIKRDEKAYRINLLNYHSNMVDTLKKWRKRWLSGGDIETLFRDNPGNQKQVVMQLKATKGAMAMKVAQRIDVSKFMSYIKVSKTQLNHIKRLKQSGDGIQTKHVSRVIGGLDKSDVKPYGALLEDEQRRLHEHWLNMSCNDIPAAFEVLKDRKVQMEKARKLLSLELEEKNVSVSRKAEQLTDIMKELGQPGASENNGSRILQNDQVELSPQSMLQGGDDQNTALQDCNDEPTKYMETSIYRIGSPNVEDHDLMVVRGTDITSQGKQNSDVQYHNGVSCVDKGISCCGNNPEEQDDDLADIKLCKDGLGVNSENIEEISYKGATNNNYSSENQEIKSIDYTNTHIDTLDCENLQLEDLEGPSVNAREQDQDLESISHDGLNHNCGHSANISSKMSFPKTHNVIVDQVETQNVMMIPSNSSSLLLKSSGEQMHVEDFLHLNGQVAKGEKNRWQLAGPLQSHYHHPENINNGSGNLQITQPYLSSGQQSSSGYLDNGVLSQQQDQLATSAFIVDNPSSVIEPFSNLQSNGTLHMAKDIGAVSYSLQHANSIEPGLHSLVNNRLAQSAPFPRSLQEQQQLTDQSDNCLYGQLHKDYCADV; encoded by the exons ATGACCTGTAGAATGTCAGCAAGCAAGCAAAAGAAACGACAGATAAATTGTACCAATTCAGAGCAATATAGACCAGGGAAGAAAACCAAATTTGACTCATCCAATTGTCTAGTAAGTTTGAAGCCTCATATTGGTCTTAAATGGGACCAGTATCTGAGGAGAGTTGTGCCAGAAAAGGAACAAGTTGGAATTTTGTGGTCAGACTTGGCCCCTTTCATAGAAAGCCAGGAACATTGTTCAGGCCTTGCTGATGTTACATATGTTCCCCCAGAAACTTTTTCTCTTGAGAGCCTGAGAGGTGTGCTATCCTATGAG GTGTGGTCTACATGTCTGACAGAAGCTGAGAGAAAGTTTCTCAAACAATTTCTTCCAAGTGAGACTGATGCAGAAGAAAATGTACATTTGTTGCTTACAGGAAAAAATCATCACTTTGGAAATCCTTTCCTCAGCTG GTCATCTTCTCTTTGCTATGGTGATATTCATCCGGATGCCGTACTTGACAAGGAGAAGCACATAAAAAGGGATGAGAAGGCCTATCGTATTAACTTGCTTAATTACCATTCCAA CATGGTTGACACCTTGAAGAAATGGAGGAAGAGATGGCTAAGCGGCGGTGACATAGAGACTTTGTTCAG GGATAACCCTGGTAATCAGAAGCAAGTAGTTATGCAGCTGAAAGCTACTAAGGGTGCAATGGCTATGAAGGTTGCACAAAGAATTGATGTTTCAAAGTTTATGTCATACATCAAG GTTAGTAAAACACAACTCAACCATATCAAGAGACTGAAGCAATCTGGGGATGGCATTCAGACAAAGCATGTTTCACGTGTAATTGGTGGCCTTGATAAATCCGATGTAAAACCATATGGAGCTTTATTAGAGGATGAACAGAGGAGATTGCATGAACATTG GTTGAACATGTCGTGCAATGATATACCTGCTGCTTTTGAGGTCCTTAAGGACAGGAAGGTGCAGATGGAGAAAGCAAGAAAGTTATTAAGCCTTGAGCTTGAAGAGAAGAATGTATCTGTCTCGAGAAAG GCAGAGCAGTTAACAGACATAATGAAAGAGCTAGGACAACCTGGTGCTAGCGAAAATAACGGTAGCCGAATTTTGCAAAATGATCAGGTAGAACTCTCACCTCAAAGTATGTTGCAAGGTGGGGATGATCAGAACACAGCTCTTCAAGACTGCAACGATGAGCCGACTAAGTATATGGAAACATCTATTTACCGTATTGGCAGTCCGAATGTGGAAGATCATGATCTCATGGTAGTCAGGGGCACAGACATAACTAGTCAGGGGAAGCAAAACTCCGATGTGCAATATCATAATGGTGTCAGCTGCGTAGATAAAGGCATTTCGTGTTGTGGCAACAACCCTGAGGAGCAGGATGATGATCTCGCAGATATCAAATTGTGTAAAGATGGCCTGGGTGTTAACAGTGAAAATATCGAAGAAATCAGCTACAAAGGTGCAACCAATAACAACTATAGCTCAGAGAAtcaagagattaagtccattgATTATACAAACACACATATTGATACTCTTGACTGCGAAAATTTGCAACTAGAAGATCTTGAAGGTCCATCAGTTAATGCTCGTGAGCAAGATCAGGACCTGGAAAGCATCAGCCATGATGGTTTGAATCACAATTGTGGCCATAGTGCAAATATTTCTTCAAAAATGAGTTTTCCAAAGACGCACAATGTAATTGTGGATCAAGTAGAGACTCAGAACGTTATGATGATACCGTCAAACAGTTCTTCACTATTACTTAAGTCCTCTGGAGAACAAATGCACGTGGAAGATTTTCTGCATCTAAATGGCCAAGTAGCAAAAGGTGAAAAAAACAGATGGCAGTTGGCAGGTCCTCTTCAGTCCCATTATCATCATCCAGAGAATATAAATAATGGCTCAGGTAACTTGCAGATTACACAACCTTATCTCTCTTCAGGACAACAGAGTTCTTCAGGTTACTTGGATAATGGTGTTTTAAGTCAGCAGCAGGATCAACTCGCCACGTCCGCCTTTATAGTGGACAACCCATCATCAGTTATTGAGCCCTTCTCAAATCTGCAGAGCAATGGTACGCTCCACATGGCAAAGGACATTGGAGCAGTCTCCTACTCTCTTCAACATGCAAATAGCATCGAACCTGGTTTGCATTCTTTGGTGAATAACCGTTTGGCTCAATCTGCTCCATTTCCCAGGTCCttgcaggagcagcagcagttaACCGATCAGAGTGATAATTGTCTCTATGGACAACTTCACAAGGATTATTGTGCTGAT GTATAA
- the LOC112879899 gene encoding uncharacterized protein LOC112879899 isoform X2 gives MTCRMSASKQKKRQINCTNSEQYRPGKKTKFDSSNCLVSLKPHIGLKWDQYLRRVVPEKEQVGILWSDLAPFIESQEHCSGLADVTYVPPETFSLESLRGVLSYEVWSTCLTEAERKFLKQFLPSETDAEENVHLLLTGKNHHFGNPFLSWSSSLCYGDIHPDAVLDKEKHIKRDEKAYRINLLNYHSNMVDTLKKWRKRWLSGGDIETLFRDNPGNQKQVVMQLKATKGAMAMKVAQRIDVSKFMSYIKVSKTQLNHIKRLKQSGDGIQTKHVSRVIGGLDKSDVKPYGALLEDEQRRLHEHWLNMSCNDIPAAFEVLKDRKVQMEKARKLLSLELEEKNVSVSRKVELSPQSMLQGGDDQNTALQDCNDEPTKYMETSIYRIGSPNVEDHDLMVVRGTDITSQGKQNSDVQYHNGVSCVDKGISCCGNNPEEQDDDLADIKLCKDGLGVNSENIEEISYKGATNNNYSSENQEIKSIDYTNTHIDTLDCENLQLEDLEGPSVNAREQDQDLESISHDGLNHNCGHSANISSKMSFPKTHNVIVDQVETQNVMMIPSNSSSLLLKSSGEQMHVEDFLHLNGQVAKGEKNRWQLAGPLQSHYHHPENINNGSGNLQITQPYLSSGQQSSSGYLDNGVLSQQQDQLATSAFIVDNPSSVIEPFSNLQSNGTLHMAKDIGAVSYSLQHANSIEPGLHSLVNNRLAQSAPFPRSLQEQQQLTDQSDNCLYGQLHKDYCADVSFPTKVNPPISEQHSYAAFGSMDHRYNWFPDGCQLHNNNNMPGLESGNCLTQALPSGSNTDGTLFSAISQYKQPSVHLGHGGSSRSQVLEPRNQVRPLQNFLPRSQDTNPPFSDMYGYTQDMASHTSSQIAPVSSMDGSHWTNFIQQNPAMAPDFTNRPFRGPWTR, from the exons ATGACCTGTAGAATGTCAGCAAGCAAGCAAAAGAAACGACAGATAAATTGTACCAATTCAGAGCAATATAGACCAGGGAAGAAAACCAAATTTGACTCATCCAATTGTCTAGTAAGTTTGAAGCCTCATATTGGTCTTAAATGGGACCAGTATCTGAGGAGAGTTGTGCCAGAAAAGGAACAAGTTGGAATTTTGTGGTCAGACTTGGCCCCTTTCATAGAAAGCCAGGAACATTGTTCAGGCCTTGCTGATGTTACATATGTTCCCCCAGAAACTTTTTCTCTTGAGAGCCTGAGAGGTGTGCTATCCTATGAG GTGTGGTCTACATGTCTGACAGAAGCTGAGAGAAAGTTTCTCAAACAATTTCTTCCAAGTGAGACTGATGCAGAAGAAAATGTACATTTGTTGCTTACAGGAAAAAATCATCACTTTGGAAATCCTTTCCTCAGCTG GTCATCTTCTCTTTGCTATGGTGATATTCATCCGGATGCCGTACTTGACAAGGAGAAGCACATAAAAAGGGATGAGAAGGCCTATCGTATTAACTTGCTTAATTACCATTCCAA CATGGTTGACACCTTGAAGAAATGGAGGAAGAGATGGCTAAGCGGCGGTGACATAGAGACTTTGTTCAG GGATAACCCTGGTAATCAGAAGCAAGTAGTTATGCAGCTGAAAGCTACTAAGGGTGCAATGGCTATGAAGGTTGCACAAAGAATTGATGTTTCAAAGTTTATGTCATACATCAAG GTTAGTAAAACACAACTCAACCATATCAAGAGACTGAAGCAATCTGGGGATGGCATTCAGACAAAGCATGTTTCACGTGTAATTGGTGGCCTTGATAAATCCGATGTAAAACCATATGGAGCTTTATTAGAGGATGAACAGAGGAGATTGCATGAACATTG GTTGAACATGTCGTGCAATGATATACCTGCTGCTTTTGAGGTCCTTAAGGACAGGAAGGTGCAGATGGAGAAAGCAAGAAAGTTATTAAGCCTTGAGCTTGAAGAGAAGAATGTATCTGTCTCGAGAAAG GTAGAACTCTCACCTCAAAGTATGTTGCAAGGTGGGGATGATCAGAACACAGCTCTTCAAGACTGCAACGATGAGCCGACTAAGTATATGGAAACATCTATTTACCGTATTGGCAGTCCGAATGTGGAAGATCATGATCTCATGGTAGTCAGGGGCACAGACATAACTAGTCAGGGGAAGCAAAACTCCGATGTGCAATATCATAATGGTGTCAGCTGCGTAGATAAAGGCATTTCGTGTTGTGGCAACAACCCTGAGGAGCAGGATGATGATCTCGCAGATATCAAATTGTGTAAAGATGGCCTGGGTGTTAACAGTGAAAATATCGAAGAAATCAGCTACAAAGGTGCAACCAATAACAACTATAGCTCAGAGAAtcaagagattaagtccattgATTATACAAACACACATATTGATACTCTTGACTGCGAAAATTTGCAACTAGAAGATCTTGAAGGTCCATCAGTTAATGCTCGTGAGCAAGATCAGGACCTGGAAAGCATCAGCCATGATGGTTTGAATCACAATTGTGGCCATAGTGCAAATATTTCTTCAAAAATGAGTTTTCCAAAGACGCACAATGTAATTGTGGATCAAGTAGAGACTCAGAACGTTATGATGATACCGTCAAACAGTTCTTCACTATTACTTAAGTCCTCTGGAGAACAAATGCACGTGGAAGATTTTCTGCATCTAAATGGCCAAGTAGCAAAAGGTGAAAAAAACAGATGGCAGTTGGCAGGTCCTCTTCAGTCCCATTATCATCATCCAGAGAATATAAATAATGGCTCAGGTAACTTGCAGATTACACAACCTTATCTCTCTTCAGGACAACAGAGTTCTTCAGGTTACTTGGATAATGGTGTTTTAAGTCAGCAGCAGGATCAACTCGCCACGTCCGCCTTTATAGTGGACAACCCATCATCAGTTATTGAGCCCTTCTCAAATCTGCAGAGCAATGGTACGCTCCACATGGCAAAGGACATTGGAGCAGTCTCCTACTCTCTTCAACATGCAAATAGCATCGAACCTGGTTTGCATTCTTTGGTGAATAACCGTTTGGCTCAATCTGCTCCATTTCCCAGGTCCttgcaggagcagcagcagttaACCGATCAGAGTGATAATTGTCTCTATGGACAACTTCACAAGGATTATTGTGCTGATGTGAGTTTTCCAACTAAAGTAAACCCTCCTATATCTGAACAGCATTCTTATGCTGCTTTTGGTTCGATGGATCATAGGTATAACTGGTTCCCCGATGGTTGTCAGTTgcataataataataatatgcCGGGTTTGGAGTCTGGTAACTGCTTAACCCAGGCCTTGCCAAGCGGAAGCAACACCGATGGAACTCTGTTCAGCGCCATATCCCAGTACAAGCAGCCATCAGTACACCTGGGACATGGTGGGTCAAGCCGCAGCCAGGTCCTTGAACCAAGGAATCAGGTTCGTCCGCTACAAAATTTTCTCCCTAGGAGTCAAGACACGAACCCTCCATTTTCAGATATGTATGGCTACACCCAGGATATGGCCAGTCACACGAGCAGTCAGATAGCACCTGTTAGCTCAATGGATGGTTCACATTGGACAAACTTCATACAGCAGAATCCTGCAATGGCGCCTGACTTCACAAACAGGCCGTTTCGAGGGCCCTGGACCAGATAA
- the LOC112879899 gene encoding uncharacterized protein LOC112879899 isoform X5, which translates to MTCRMSASKQKKRQINCTNSEQYRPGKKTKFDSSNCLVSLKPHIGLKWDQYLRRVVPEKEQVGILWSDLAPFIESQEHCSGLADVTYVPPETFSLESLRGVLSYEVWSTCLTEAERKFLKQFLPSETDAEENVHLLLTGKNHHFGNPFLSWSSSLCYGDIHPDAVLDKEKHIKRDEKAYRINLLNYHSNMVDTLKKWRKRWLSGGDIETLFRDNPGNQKQVVMQLKATKGAMAMKVAQRIDVSKFMSYIKVSKTQLNHIKRLKQSGDGIQTKHVSRVIGGLDKSDVKPYGALLEDEQRRLHEHWLNMSCNDIPAAFEVLKDRKVQMEKARKLLSLELEEKNVSVSRKAEQLTDIMKELGQPGASENNGSRILQNDQVELSPQSMLQGGDDQNTALQDCNDEPTKYMETSIYRIGSPNVEDHDLMVVRGTDITSQGKQNSDVQYHNGVSCVDKGISCCGNNPEEQDDDLADIKLCKDGLGVNSENIEEISYKGATNNNYSSENQEIKSIDYTNTHIDTLDCENLQLEDLEGPSVNAREQDQDLESISHDGLNHNCGHSANISSKMSFPKTHNVIVDQVETQNVMMIPSNSSSLLLKSSGEQMHVEDFLHLNGQVAKGEKNRWQLAGPLQSHYHHPENINNGSGPCRSSSS; encoded by the exons ATGACCTGTAGAATGTCAGCAAGCAAGCAAAAGAAACGACAGATAAATTGTACCAATTCAGAGCAATATAGACCAGGGAAGAAAACCAAATTTGACTCATCCAATTGTCTAGTAAGTTTGAAGCCTCATATTGGTCTTAAATGGGACCAGTATCTGAGGAGAGTTGTGCCAGAAAAGGAACAAGTTGGAATTTTGTGGTCAGACTTGGCCCCTTTCATAGAAAGCCAGGAACATTGTTCAGGCCTTGCTGATGTTACATATGTTCCCCCAGAAACTTTTTCTCTTGAGAGCCTGAGAGGTGTGCTATCCTATGAG GTGTGGTCTACATGTCTGACAGAAGCTGAGAGAAAGTTTCTCAAACAATTTCTTCCAAGTGAGACTGATGCAGAAGAAAATGTACATTTGTTGCTTACAGGAAAAAATCATCACTTTGGAAATCCTTTCCTCAGCTG GTCATCTTCTCTTTGCTATGGTGATATTCATCCGGATGCCGTACTTGACAAGGAGAAGCACATAAAAAGGGATGAGAAGGCCTATCGTATTAACTTGCTTAATTACCATTCCAA CATGGTTGACACCTTGAAGAAATGGAGGAAGAGATGGCTAAGCGGCGGTGACATAGAGACTTTGTTCAG GGATAACCCTGGTAATCAGAAGCAAGTAGTTATGCAGCTGAAAGCTACTAAGGGTGCAATGGCTATGAAGGTTGCACAAAGAATTGATGTTTCAAAGTTTATGTCATACATCAAG GTTAGTAAAACACAACTCAACCATATCAAGAGACTGAAGCAATCTGGGGATGGCATTCAGACAAAGCATGTTTCACGTGTAATTGGTGGCCTTGATAAATCCGATGTAAAACCATATGGAGCTTTATTAGAGGATGAACAGAGGAGATTGCATGAACATTG GTTGAACATGTCGTGCAATGATATACCTGCTGCTTTTGAGGTCCTTAAGGACAGGAAGGTGCAGATGGAGAAAGCAAGAAAGTTATTAAGCCTTGAGCTTGAAGAGAAGAATGTATCTGTCTCGAGAAAG GCAGAGCAGTTAACAGACATAATGAAAGAGCTAGGACAACCTGGTGCTAGCGAAAATAACGGTAGCCGAATTTTGCAAAATGATCAGGTAGAACTCTCACCTCAAAGTATGTTGCAAGGTGGGGATGATCAGAACACAGCTCTTCAAGACTGCAACGATGAGCCGACTAAGTATATGGAAACATCTATTTACCGTATTGGCAGTCCGAATGTGGAAGATCATGATCTCATGGTAGTCAGGGGCACAGACATAACTAGTCAGGGGAAGCAAAACTCCGATGTGCAATATCATAATGGTGTCAGCTGCGTAGATAAAGGCATTTCGTGTTGTGGCAACAACCCTGAGGAGCAGGATGATGATCTCGCAGATATCAAATTGTGTAAAGATGGCCTGGGTGTTAACAGTGAAAATATCGAAGAAATCAGCTACAAAGGTGCAACCAATAACAACTATAGCTCAGAGAAtcaagagattaagtccattgATTATACAAACACACATATTGATACTCTTGACTGCGAAAATTTGCAACTAGAAGATCTTGAAGGTCCATCAGTTAATGCTCGTGAGCAAGATCAGGACCTGGAAAGCATCAGCCATGATGGTTTGAATCACAATTGTGGCCATAGTGCAAATATTTCTTCAAAAATGAGTTTTCCAAAGACGCACAATGTAATTGTGGATCAAGTAGAGACTCAGAACGTTATGATGATACCGTCAAACAGTTCTTCACTATTACTTAAGTCCTCTGGAGAACAAATGCACGTGGAAGATTTTCTGCATCTAAATGGCCAAGTAGCAAAAGGTGAAAAAAACAGATGGCAGTTGGCAGGTCCTCTTCAGTCCCATTATCATCATCCAGAGAATATAAATAATGGCTCAG GTCCttgcaggagcagcagcagttaA